A window of Candidatus Pantoea floridensis contains these coding sequences:
- a CDS encoding DUF1615 domain-containing protein encodes MKTTKIVKGAAVLAALVLAGCSTKKEPQAPARQPADVKSQIQQLLPSDVKQKSAWADDIYTAFRVQQIDPSASNICAVIAVTDQESNFSADAEVPGLPKIAWGEIDRRAAKVHVPAFLVRTALLIKSPNGESYAARLDNVRSEKELSAIFDDFIDMVPMGQKLFGNLNPIHTGGPMQVSIAFAEAHAKGYPYAVDGSIRREVFTRRGGIYFGTLHLLGYPADYSQMLYRFADFNAGWYASRNAAFQAAIARASGIKLALDGDLIMYGSEQASSTELAVRSLSKQLDMSNREIRRDLEKGDTADFATSTLWKQTFILADKMAGKRVPREMLPGIKLESPKITRNLTTAWFAQRVNGRYQQCLTRR; translated from the coding sequence CCGGTTGTAGCACGAAAAAAGAGCCGCAGGCACCGGCGCGTCAGCCTGCTGATGTCAAAAGTCAGATCCAGCAGCTGTTGCCCAGCGACGTGAAACAGAAATCCGCCTGGGCTGACGATATCTATACCGCTTTCCGCGTGCAGCAAATCGATCCCAGCGCCAGCAACATTTGCGCGGTGATTGCGGTTACCGATCAGGAATCCAACTTCAGTGCCGATGCGGAAGTGCCGGGCTTACCTAAAATTGCCTGGGGTGAAATCGATCGCCGCGCCGCCAAGGTGCACGTTCCGGCGTTTCTGGTGCGCACCGCGCTGCTGATTAAATCGCCGAATGGCGAAAGCTATGCGGCACGACTGGATAACGTGCGCAGCGAGAAAGAGCTGAGCGCCATTTTCGATGATTTCATTGATATGGTGCCGATGGGGCAGAAGCTATTTGGCAATCTCAACCCGATCCACACCGGTGGGCCGATGCAGGTCAGCATTGCGTTTGCCGAAGCGCATGCCAAAGGGTATCCGTATGCGGTGGATGGATCGATTCGCCGCGAGGTCTTCACCCGACGCGGTGGCATCTACTTCGGTACGCTGCATTTGCTCGGCTATCCAGCCGATTACAGCCAGATGCTGTACCGCTTCGCCGACTTCAATGCCGGCTGGTACGCCAGCCGCAATGCCGCCTTCCAGGCCGCGATCGCACGCGCCAGCGGTATCAAGCTGGCACTGGATGGCGATTTGATCATGTATGGCAGCGAGCAGGCCAGCTCCACCGAACTGGCGGTGCGCAGCCTGAGCAAGCAGCTGGATATGAGCAACCGCGAAATTCGCCGCGATCTGGAGAAGGGCGACACCGCCGACTTCGCCACCAGCACGCTGTGGAAACAGACCTTTATTCTTGCCGATAAGATGGCCGGCAAACGAGTGCCGCGTGAAATGCTGCCGGGCATTAAGCTGGAGAGCCCGAAAATCACCCGCAACCTCACCACCGCGTGGTTTGCCCAGCGCGTAAATGGCCGCTATCAACAGTGCTTGACGCGCCGTTGA
- a CDS encoding endonuclease/exonuclease/phosphatase family protein has product MPQNTQGFSFKVLTINTHKGFTSFNRRFILPELRDAVRATSADIVFLQEVMGTHAIHSLHIENWPETSHYEFLADTMWDDFAYGRNAVYPEGHHGNAILSRFPIVEYQNRDISVAGSEKRGMLHCQIRLPDRSEPLHVFCVHLGLKEKHRQAQMKMMCDFIATLPPDAPVVVAGDFNDWQVSANRFLKRAVGLEEVFSIKTGRPARTFPARFPLLRLDRIYIRNATVSKPWALPVKPWSHLSDHAPLAVEIFL; this is encoded by the coding sequence ATGCCACAAAATACGCAAGGATTTTCATTTAAAGTCCTGACGATCAATACCCACAAGGGGTTCACCAGCTTCAATCGCCGCTTTATCCTGCCGGAATTGCGCGATGCTGTCCGCGCAACCTCCGCGGATATCGTCTTCCTGCAAGAGGTGATGGGCACCCACGCGATCCATTCGCTGCACATCGAGAACTGGCCGGAAACCTCACACTATGAGTTTCTGGCCGATACCATGTGGGACGATTTCGCCTATGGCCGCAACGCCGTTTATCCTGAGGGACATCACGGGAACGCGATATTGTCACGTTTCCCCATCGTTGAATATCAAAACCGCGATATTTCTGTGGCAGGAAGTGAAAAACGCGGCATGTTGCACTGCCAGATCCGCCTGCCAGATCGTAGCGAACCGCTGCATGTGTTCTGCGTGCACCTGGGGTTGAAAGAGAAGCACCGCCAGGCACAGATGAAGATGATGTGCGACTTCATTGCTACGCTGCCGCCAGATGCGCCTGTCGTGGTGGCCGGTGATTTTAACGACTGGCAGGTGAGCGCCAACCGCTTTCTTAAACGTGCCGTCGGGTTAGAGGAAGTGTTCAGTATCAAAACTGGTCGCCCCGCCCGCACTTTCCCGGCACGTTTCCCGCTGTTGAGGCTCGATCGCATCTATATCCGCAATGCTACGGTGAGTAAACCCTGGGCGTTACCGGTGAAACCCTGGTCCCACCTGTCCGATCACGCGCCGTTAGCGGTGGAGATTTTCCTATGA
- a CDS encoding Bax inhibitor-1/YccA family protein, which translates to MDRYPRNDSIVQQASTSLQTYMAQVYGWMTCGLLLTAFVSWFAARTPAVMELVFANRITFFGLIIAQLAVVFVLSGMVHRLSGTLATGLFMLYSALTGLTMASIFLVYTYSSIASTFFVTAGMFGAMSFYGYTTKRDLSRFGSLLFMALIGILLASLVNFWLKSPALMWAITYIGVVVFVGLTAYDTQKLKAIGENINVNDKENLRRTSIMGALTLYLDFINLFLMLLRIFGNRR; encoded by the coding sequence ATGGACCGATATCCACGTAATGATTCAATCGTGCAGCAGGCATCCACCTCGCTGCAGACCTATATGGCGCAGGTGTATGGCTGGATGACCTGCGGCTTACTGCTCACCGCGTTTGTTTCGTGGTTCGCTGCTCGCACACCGGCTGTCATGGAATTGGTGTTTGCGAACCGTATTACTTTCTTTGGACTGATCATCGCGCAGCTGGCGGTGGTATTTGTGCTGTCGGGTATGGTGCATCGTTTAAGCGGCACGCTGGCAACCGGGCTGTTTATGCTCTATTCGGCGCTCACCGGGCTGACGATGGCGAGTATTTTCCTCGTCTACACCTATTCATCCATTGCCAGCACTTTCTTTGTAACGGCGGGGATGTTCGGGGCGATGAGCTTCTACGGTTACACCACCAAGCGCGACCTGAGCCGTTTTGGCAGCCTGCTGTTTATGGCGCTGATAGGTATTCTGCTGGCGTCGCTGGTAAACTTCTGGCTGAAAAGCCCGGCGTTGATGTGGGCAATTACCTATATCGGCGTGGTGGTGTTTGTGGGTCTCACCGCGTATGACACGCAGAAGCTGAAAGCGATTGGTGAGAACATCAACGTGAATGACAAAGAGAACCTGCGTCGAACCTCAATTATGGGCGCGCTAACGCTGTATCTCGATTTCATTAACCTGTTCCTGATGCTGCTGCGTATTTTCGGCAACCGCCGCTAA
- the dusC gene encoding tRNA dihydrouridine(16) synthase DusC codes for MRVLLAPMEGVLDSLVRELLSGVNDYDLCVTEFLRVVDQLLPVKSFYRLCPELHNHSRTPSGTRVRMQLLGQYPEWLAENAARAVELGSWGVDLNCGCPSKLVNGSGGGATLLKDPELIYRGAKAMREAVPDHLPVTVKVRLGWDASDRRFEIADAVQQAGASELVVHGRTKEDGYRAESINWQAIGEIRQRLRIPVIANGEIWNWQDAQDCMRITGCDAVMIGRGALNVPNLARVVKYNEAPMPWSEVVALLLKYTQLEKQGDTGMYHVARIKQWLGYLRKAYHEADGLFSEVRTLKVSAEIATAIERHAAAIIA; via the coding sequence ATGAGGGTTTTGCTGGCGCCGATGGAGGGCGTGCTCGATTCGCTGGTGCGTGAGCTGCTCTCCGGGGTGAATGATTATGATTTGTGCGTGACCGAGTTTTTGCGCGTGGTCGATCAGCTGCTGCCGGTAAAATCCTTCTATCGTTTATGTCCTGAGCTGCATAACCATAGCCGCACGCCATCAGGCACGCGCGTTCGCATGCAGCTGCTTGGGCAATATCCCGAATGGCTGGCAGAGAACGCCGCGCGTGCGGTGGAACTCGGTTCGTGGGGCGTGGATCTCAACTGCGGCTGTCCATCGAAGTTGGTGAACGGCAGCGGTGGCGGCGCCACTTTGCTGAAAGATCCTGAACTGATCTACCGCGGCGCGAAAGCGATGCGTGAAGCGGTGCCGGATCATTTGCCGGTAACGGTGAAAGTGCGCCTTGGCTGGGATGCCAGCGATCGTCGCTTTGAAATCGCCGATGCCGTGCAGCAAGCTGGAGCCAGCGAGCTGGTGGTGCATGGTCGAACCAAAGAAGACGGCTATCGCGCCGAAAGTATCAACTGGCAGGCGATTGGCGAAATTCGTCAGCGTCTGCGCATTCCGGTGATCGCTAACGGCGAAATCTGGAACTGGCAGGATGCGCAGGATTGCATGCGCATTACCGGCTGCGATGCGGTGATGATTGGCCGCGGAGCGCTCAACGTGCCGAACCTGGCGCGCGTGGTGAAGTACAACGAAGCACCGATGCCGTGGTCCGAAGTGGTGGCACTCTTGCTGAAGTACACCCAGCTGGAGAAGCAGGGCGATACCGGCATGTATCACGTGGCACGCATCAAGCAGTGGCTTGGCTATCTGCGCAAGGCCTATCACGAAGCCGACGGCTTATTCAGTGAAGTTCGCACCCTCAAAGTCTCCGCCGAGATCGCCACAGCGATAGAGCGGCATGCGGCCGCGATAATCGCTTAA
- a CDS encoding YbhQ family protein: protein MKWSNRVQIVTGQTCLHIAMHLLVVAALVWGWKHRALVEVSSTLVAAYAVVFITMLVMQRSARLRRMGDSLEEVTTTYYFGAAMLTLFLISRFIHNNLLIGLLGVVMLVGPALVSLLAKEPVQRIEKKRS, encoded by the coding sequence ATGAAATGGTCTAATCGTGTTCAGATTGTTACCGGACAAACCTGTTTGCACATTGCGATGCACCTGTTGGTGGTTGCAGCGCTGGTTTGGGGCTGGAAACATAGGGCGCTGGTTGAAGTGAGCAGTACCCTGGTGGCAGCTTATGCGGTGGTATTTATTACCATGCTGGTCATGCAGCGTAGTGCCCGTTTACGTAGAATGGGTGATTCCCTTGAAGAGGTAACCACCACTTACTACTTTGGTGCAGCCATGTTAACGCTGTTCCTGATCTCCCGCTTTATCCACAACAACCTGCTGATCGGTTTGCTCGGCGTAGTGATGTTGGTTGGTCCGGCGCTGGTTTCATTGCTGGCGAAAGAGCCAGTGCAGCGCATCGAGAAGAAGCGCAGTTGA
- a CDS encoding lysylphosphatidylglycerol synthase domain-containing protein translates to MSKKNPRWQLAKKILTALFFIAVIVLLVIYARKVNWEDVYTVIVGYNRYVVLSAAVLVIVSYLTYGLYDLIGRAYCGHKLAKRQVMLVSFICYAFNLTLSTWVGGVAMRYRLYSRLGLPGNTITRIFSLSIATNWLGYILLAGVVFAAGMVPIPSGWFIGETTLRIIGAVLLVTVAIYLWACAFAKKRRWTVKGQHLQLPSLRMALFQFAVSCANWMVMGMIIWLLLARQVDYPIVLGVLLISSIAGVIIHIPAGIGVLEAVFLALLSGQHASHGTIIAALLAYRVLYFILPLLVALVLYLWLESRAKHLRQKNEQKMEKSVSR, encoded by the coding sequence ATGTCGAAAAAGAATCCACGCTGGCAACTGGCAAAGAAGATCCTTACTGCGCTCTTTTTTATTGCGGTGATCGTGCTGCTGGTGATCTATGCGCGCAAGGTGAACTGGGAAGATGTCTATACGGTTATCGTCGGCTACAACCGTTACGTGGTGCTGAGCGCCGCCGTGCTGGTGATAGTGAGTTATCTAACGTATGGCCTGTACGATCTGATTGGACGCGCCTACTGCGGGCATAAGCTGGCGAAACGCCAGGTAATGCTGGTGTCATTTATCTGCTATGCCTTCAACCTGACGCTCAGCACCTGGGTGGGCGGCGTGGCGATGCGCTATCGGCTTTATTCGCGGCTTGGCCTGCCGGGCAACACCATCACACGCATTTTCTCGCTGAGCATCGCCACCAACTGGCTCGGCTATATTTTGCTGGCTGGCGTGGTATTCGCGGCGGGCATGGTGCCCATTCCTTCCGGGTGGTTTATTGGCGAAACCACGCTGCGCATCATTGGCGCAGTGCTGTTAGTGACAGTGGCGATCTATTTATGGGCCTGTGCCTTCGCGAAGAAACGCCGTTGGACGGTGAAAGGCCAGCATCTGCAGCTGCCGTCGCTGCGTATGGCACTGTTTCAGTTTGCAGTTTCCTGCGCCAACTGGATGGTGATGGGGATGATCATTTGGCTGCTGCTGGCACGTCAGGTTGATTATCCTATCGTGCTGGGCGTGCTGCTGATCAGCAGTATTGCCGGCGTCATTATTCATATCCCGGCCGGGATCGGCGTGTTGGAAGCGGTTTTCCTGGCGCTGCTGAGTGGGCAACATGCCTCGCACGGCACCATTATCGCGGCGCTGCTCGCCTATCGCGTGCTCTATTTTATTCTGCCGCTGTTAGTCGCGCTGGTGCTCTATTTGTGGCTGGAGAGTCGCGCAAAACATTTGCGCCAGAAGAATGAGCAGAAGATGGAGAAATCGGTTTCGCGCTAA
- the rhlE gene encoding ATP-dependent RNA helicase RhlE — MSFDSLGLSADILRAVAEQGYQEPTPIQRQAIPVVLAGRDLLASAQTGTGKTAGFTLPLLQRLTAKPSTARGRRPVRALILTPTRELAAQVGENVREYSQYLDIRSLVVFGGVSINPQMMKLRGGVDVLVATPGRLLDLAHQNAVDLSQVEILVLDEADRMLDMGFIHDIRRVLARLPAKRQNLLFSATFSDEIKTLAEKLLTNPEQVEVARRNTASEQVSQQVHFVDKKRKRELLSLMIGRDNWQQVLVFTRTKHGANHLAEQLNKDGITAAAIHGNKSQGARTRALADFKSGGIRVLVATDIAARGLDIEELPHVVNYELPNVAEDYVHRIGRTGRAAATGVALSLVCVDEHKLLRDIERLLKREIPRIELPGFEVDPSIKAEPIQNGRQQQGGGRGQGRGQGQGRGQGGNVSRPHSGNAPRPQGEARSARRPAQGAGQAAPAANSGRRRPAPKKTGNA, encoded by the coding sequence ATGTCATTTGACTCTCTCGGCTTAAGTGCCGATATTTTGCGTGCGGTAGCAGAACAAGGCTACCAAGAGCCGACGCCAATTCAGCGTCAGGCAATCCCCGTGGTGCTGGCTGGTCGTGACCTGCTGGCAAGCGCCCAGACCGGCACCGGTAAAACTGCCGGCTTTACGCTGCCGTTGCTGCAGCGTCTGACTGCAAAACCGTCGACGGCGCGTGGCCGCCGTCCGGTGCGTGCGTTAATCCTCACCCCGACCCGCGAACTTGCGGCACAGGTTGGCGAGAACGTGCGCGAGTACAGCCAATATCTCGATATCCGTTCGCTGGTAGTCTTCGGTGGCGTGAGCATTAACCCGCAGATGATGAAACTGCGCGGCGGCGTTGACGTGCTGGTGGCAACACCGGGTCGTCTGCTCGATCTGGCGCATCAGAACGCGGTTGATCTGTCGCAGGTCGAAATCCTCGTGCTGGATGAGGCGGACCGTATGCTCGACATGGGCTTCATCCATGACATCCGTCGCGTGCTGGCGCGTTTGCCTGCGAAGCGTCAGAACCTGCTGTTCTCCGCGACCTTCTCTGATGAGATCAAAACGCTGGCGGAAAAGCTGCTCACCAACCCAGAACAGGTTGAAGTGGCGCGTCGTAACACCGCGTCTGAGCAGGTTTCACAGCAAGTGCATTTCGTGGATAAGAAGCGCAAGCGGGAACTGCTGTCGCTGATGATTGGTCGTGATAACTGGCAGCAAGTGCTGGTGTTCACCCGTACCAAACACGGCGCGAATCATCTTGCTGAGCAACTAAATAAAGACGGCATTACCGCCGCCGCCATCCACGGCAATAAGAGCCAGGGCGCACGTACCCGTGCATTGGCTGACTTCAAATCTGGCGGCATTCGCGTGCTGGTGGCCACAGACATCGCGGCGCGTGGCCTCGACATTGAAGAGCTGCCGCACGTGGTGAACTATGAGCTGCCAAACGTGGCCGAAGACTACGTGCACCGTATCGGTCGTACCGGTCGTGCGGCCGCAACCGGTGTTGCACTGTCGCTGGTGTGCGTGGATGAACACAAACTGCTGCGCGATATTGAGCGCCTGCTGAAGCGTGAAATCCCGCGCATTGAGCTGCCAGGTTTCGAAGTCGATCCGAGCATTAAAGCGGAACCGATTCAGAACGGTCGTCAGCAGCAGGGCGGTGGTCGCGGTCAGGGCCGTGGTCAAGGCCAGGGCCGCGGTCAGGGCGGCAACGTCTCGCGCCCGCACAGCGGCAATGCGCCACGTCCGCAGGGTGAAGCGCGTTCAGCGCGTCGTCCAGCGCAGGGCGCAGGTCAGGCGGCTCCAGCGGCGAACAGCGGTCGTCGTCGTCCGGCACCGAAGAAAACCGGGAACGCCTAA
- the clsB gene encoding cardiolipin synthase ClsB produces MSFSWRDGNQLRLLENGDQFFPRVLGAIARAERTLLLETFILFEDEVGTDLHEALLQAAQRGVKIEVMVDGYGSHELSDHFVDSLTAAGVRFIYYDPRPLVLGMRTNVFRRLHRKIVVIDEVIAFVGGINFSAEHNTDYGAQSKQDYAVEVKGPVVLDITQYVQQQMGSEQHTRRWWGGRSHRPAVNALPGEAQVLFVYRDNDEHRDDIEQHYLAMLRKAKKDVIIANAYFFPGYRLLREMRSAAQRGVRVRLIVQGEPDMPIVKVGAELLYNYLVDGGVEVYEYCRRPLHGKIAVQDEQWSTVGSSNLDPLSLSLNLEANLIVHDRAFNQALRENLELLLQHDCVRVEDDKLPPRNWWQLTKGIIVFHFLRHFPAIAGWLPAHTPRLSQVAPPVQPEMETQDRVEADNPGAKS; encoded by the coding sequence ATGAGTTTTAGTTGGCGCGACGGTAATCAGCTCCGTCTATTAGAAAATGGTGACCAGTTCTTCCCGCGCGTGCTAGGCGCTATCGCGCGCGCCGAACGCACGCTGCTATTGGAAACCTTTATTCTGTTCGAGGATGAAGTCGGTACCGATCTGCATGAAGCCTTGCTGCAGGCGGCCCAGCGCGGCGTGAAAATAGAGGTGATGGTGGATGGTTACGGCTCGCATGAACTATCTGACCACTTTGTCGATAGCCTGACGGCCGCCGGCGTGCGCTTTATCTATTACGATCCGCGCCCGCTGGTGCTTGGTATGCGCACCAATGTGTTCCGCCGTCTGCATCGCAAAATTGTGGTGATCGATGAGGTGATCGCCTTTGTTGGCGGCATTAACTTCTCCGCTGAGCACAATACCGATTACGGCGCCCAGTCCAAGCAGGATTATGCCGTAGAAGTAAAAGGTCCGGTGGTGCTGGATATTACCCAATACGTGCAGCAGCAGATGGGCAGCGAACAGCACACGCGGCGCTGGTGGGGCGGGCGATCGCATCGTCCGGCAGTCAACGCCCTGCCTGGCGAGGCTCAGGTGCTGTTTGTCTATCGCGATAACGATGAACATCGCGACGATATCGAGCAGCACTATCTCGCTATGCTACGCAAGGCGAAGAAGGATGTGATTATCGCTAATGCCTACTTCTTCCCCGGCTATCGCCTACTGCGTGAGATGCGCAGCGCGGCCCAACGCGGCGTACGCGTCAGGCTGATTGTGCAAGGCGAACCCGATATGCCGATCGTCAAAGTGGGCGCTGAGCTGCTGTACAACTATTTAGTCGACGGCGGCGTGGAGGTGTATGAATACTGCCGTCGCCCGCTGCACGGCAAAATTGCGGTGCAGGATGAGCAGTGGTCAACGGTAGGATCGAGCAACCTCGATCCGCTGAGTTTATCGCTCAATCTGGAAGCGAATTTGATAGTACACGATCGCGCCTTCAATCAGGCGCTGCGTGAGAATCTGGAACTGCTGCTGCAGCACGATTGCGTGCGCGTAGAGGATGACAAGCTGCCGCCGCGCAATTGGTGGCAGCTGACCAAAGGTATCATTGTGTTCCACTTCTTACGCCACTTCCCTGCCATCGCCGGTTGGTTGCCTGCCCATACGCCGCGCCTGTCACAGGTTGCTCCGCCCGTACAACCCGAAATGGAAACTCAGGATCGGGTCGAAGCCGATAATCCAGGAGCAAAATCCTAA